The following coding sequences lie in one Sporolituus thermophilus DSM 23256 genomic window:
- a CDS encoding VirB3 family type IV secretion system protein produces the protein MTPTSREDLRVPVFLSLTEPLLLAGVPRELFYLNFCLGAAFVVAGAYSLLILSAILHVFCYIAARHEPNFRKIFIRFSKYRKIYSQHGRSIYDFDD, from the coding sequence ATGACCCCCACCTCTCGCGAAGACTTGCGCGTGCCGGTTTTCCTTTCGCTCACTGAGCCGCTGCTGCTCGCCGGCGTGCCGCGGGAACTCTTTTATTTGAACTTTTGCCTGGGCGCGGCCTTCGTGGTGGCCGGCGCGTATTCGCTTCTCATTCTCAGCGCCATTCTTCATGTTTTTTGCTATATCGCCGCCCGCCACGAACCCAATTTCCGGAAAATTTTTATCAGATTTTCCAAATATAGGAAAATATATAGCCAACACGGTCGTTCGATATATGATTTCGACGATTGA
- a CDS encoding TrbC/VirB2 family protein: MSKKVILMFVFCMLLSTTAFAAETGMVWETPLQKIADSLTGPVPKLVGLIVIVGAGITLAMGDHGALTKRLLQAVIGLAIALFASSVMSSLFGATAGATVDLLRAVGAI, encoded by the coding sequence ATGTCGAAAAAAGTCATTCTCATGTTCGTGTTTTGTATGCTTCTTTCTACCACCGCCTTTGCGGCCGAAACGGGTATGGTCTGGGAAACCCCGCTTCAAAAAATTGCGGATAGCCTCACCGGTCCGGTGCCCAAACTCGTGGGCCTCATCGTCATCGTCGGCGCGGGCATCACATTGGCCATGGGCGACCACGGAGCGCTGACGAAGCGGCTGCTCCAGGCCGTCATAGGTTTGGCCATCGCGCTTTTCGCGAGTTCGGTCATGTCCTCGCTGTTTGGCGCGACGGCCGGTGCAACGGTTGACCTGCTGCGGGCGGTGGGGGCAATATGA